Proteins from a single region of Belliella baltica DSM 15883:
- the hflK gene encoding FtsH protease activity modulator HflK: MSEKNYEININPDWIKKYLGKIVIGIFLLLAIFSSLRTVGPEEEGVVVQLGEYNRTVQPGLNFMLPFGIEKMYKIPVQRQLKQEFGFRTTNAGRSSDYVKSGYGDESMMLTGDLNLTDVEWVVQYRITDSFKYLFKVRNADKTLRDMSESAMRKIVGDRTVNEVLTVGRQEVASSVEVLLQSMCDDYENGIRIDQVVLQDVNPPEPVKPSFNAVNQAQQERETLINQAEAEYNRVIPRARGEAEETIELAEAYALNRVNRSIGEAERFKALYEAYMKAPEVTKQRIYLETMEKILPKIGNKIIVDEKGNNVLPLLNIDKVKTPQQ, translated from the coding sequence ATGTCAGAAAAAAATTATGAAATCAATATCAATCCAGACTGGATCAAAAAGTATCTGGGAAAGATTGTCATTGGCATATTTCTCTTATTAGCTATCTTCTCGAGTTTGAGAACTGTTGGTCCTGAGGAAGAAGGTGTCGTCGTACAGCTTGGAGAATATAATAGAACAGTACAACCTGGTTTGAATTTTATGCTTCCTTTTGGAATCGAAAAGATGTATAAAATCCCTGTTCAAAGACAGCTAAAACAAGAATTTGGTTTTCGTACGACTAACGCTGGTAGAAGTTCGGATTATGTAAAATCAGGCTATGGAGATGAAAGTATGATGCTCACTGGAGACCTTAACCTAACGGATGTTGAATGGGTCGTACAGTACAGAATTACCGATTCATTCAAATATCTCTTTAAAGTCAGAAATGCCGATAAGACATTGAGAGACATGTCCGAATCAGCTATGCGAAAAATCGTAGGTGACCGAACAGTCAATGAAGTATTGACCGTTGGAAGACAAGAAGTAGCTTCTAGCGTGGAAGTTTTGCTACAGTCAATGTGTGATGATTATGAAAATGGTATCCGCATAGATCAAGTAGTGTTGCAAGATGTAAATCCTCCAGAGCCAGTCAAGCCTTCTTTTAATGCAGTAAATCAGGCCCAGCAAGAAAGAGAAACGCTTATCAATCAGGCAGAAGCGGAGTACAACAGGGTAATTCCTAGGGCTAGAGGTGAAGCAGAAGAGACCATTGAACTAGCAGAGGCCTATGCTCTCAATCGAGTCAACCGCTCCATCGGTGAAGCTGAGAGATTCAAAGCTTTGTATGAAGCCTACATGAAAGCTCCTGAGGTTACCAAACAAAGGATTTACCTCGAAACTATGGAGAAAATCCTTCCAAAAATTGGAAATAAGATCATTGTGGATGAAAAAGGAAACAATGTATTACCTCTTTTGAATATTGATAAAGTAAAAACACCACAGCAATGA
- the hflC gene encoding protease modulator HflC has translation MKKNRIGYIVLAAIGALLLFNSYFILDETQQAIVTQFGKPVGEPRTSPGINFKTPFLHKVQFFDKRYLEWDGDKNQVPTKDKKFVFVDTYARWEITNPLQFFIRLRDERSAQSRLDDILDGETRNAIASHDLLDIVRSTNRAPEITEDFMEQIEILEDISVGRDKIEAIVLEKANERTTDLGVRILDFRFKRMNYVDEVRDRVYDRMISERNRIADQFRSEGQGRARSIQGNKERDLAQIQSEAYKEAEEIKGKADAEATKIYADAYNKNRQSIELYKFLRTMESFEKSMDENTSIVLSTDSEFFKYLRKLN, from the coding sequence ATGAAAAAAAATAGAATAGGATATATCGTACTTGCTGCCATTGGAGCTCTTTTGCTCTTCAATAGTTATTTTATTTTGGATGAAACTCAACAGGCCATTGTCACACAATTTGGTAAACCTGTTGGAGAACCAAGAACATCTCCTGGAATCAATTTCAAGACACCATTTTTACATAAAGTACAATTCTTCGATAAGCGCTATTTGGAATGGGATGGAGATAAAAACCAAGTGCCTACCAAAGACAAAAAATTCGTCTTTGTAGATACTTATGCGCGATGGGAAATTACTAATCCATTACAATTTTTCATAAGATTGAGAGACGAGCGCTCAGCACAATCCAGATTAGATGATATCCTTGATGGAGAAACCAGAAATGCTATTGCAAGTCATGACCTTCTAGATATTGTAAGATCTACAAATAGAGCTCCCGAAATCACGGAAGACTTTATGGAACAAATTGAGATTTTAGAAGATATCTCAGTGGGTCGGGACAAGATTGAAGCCATTGTACTAGAGAAAGCCAACGAAAGGACGACTGATCTAGGTGTAAGAATTTTGGATTTCAGGTTCAAAAGAATGAATTATGTGGATGAAGTTCGGGATAGAGTGTATGATCGAATGATTTCTGAAAGAAACCGAATCGCCGACCAATTCCGCTCCGAAGGTCAAGGAAGAGCCAGATCGATACAGGGAAACAAAGAAAGAGATTTGGCTCAGATCCAATCAGAAGCTTACAAAGAAGCAGAAGAAATCAAAGGTAAAGCTGACGCTGAGGCTACAAAAATCTACGCTGATGCTTACAACAAAAACAGACAGTCTATAGAATTGTATAAGTTTTTGAGAACTATGGAAAGTTTTGAAAAATCCATGGATGAAAATACAAGTATTGTCTTATCGACAGATTCCGAATTCTTCAAATATCTTAGAAAATTGAATTAA
- a CDS encoding SRPBCC family protein, producing MKIIIETSVEQDYLQVKSGFDQTLFSKLSPPFPPVKLLRFDGSAKGDVVTLELNFLFFKQKWTSEITDDQTNDKEFYFIDEGVELPFFLKSWQHKHRIIKNGTGSIIRDEITYQGPLGIMTLLLYPAIYLQFLYRKPIYKKIFKK from the coding sequence ATGAAAATAATCATAGAAACATCAGTTGAGCAAGATTACCTTCAAGTAAAAAGTGGTTTCGATCAAACCCTTTTTTCAAAATTAAGTCCTCCATTTCCTCCTGTCAAGTTATTGCGATTTGATGGATCTGCAAAAGGTGATGTGGTTACTTTAGAATTAAACTTCCTTTTTTTTAAACAAAAGTGGACTAGTGAAATCACTGATGATCAGACAAATGATAAGGAGTTTTACTTTATCGATGAAGGAGTAGAGCTTCCGTTTTTCCTCAAGTCATGGCAACACAAACATCGAATTATTAAAAATGGAACGGGATCCATCATTAGAGATGAAATTACCTACCAAGGGCCATTGGGGATCATGACTTTACTATTATACCCTGCAATATATTTACAATTTCTCTATAGAAAACCTATCTATAAGAAGATCTTCAAAAAGTAA
- a CDS encoding Fur family transcriptional regulator: MAEKSVVDKAKKIFENFLSRQGSRKTPERFSVIDELYALPQDEHIDVEGLFLLMRNKGYTISRATIYNTLDLLVECGLAVKHQFKDKVALYEQALTYKHHDHHVCNQCRKIREFSDERLNLIKEAMGREFRSAISSHSLVLYGDCQIQNCENLQFG, encoded by the coding sequence ATGGCAGAAAAGTCGGTAGTAGATAAAGCAAAAAAAATTTTTGAAAATTTCCTCTCAAGACAAGGAAGCAGAAAAACTCCAGAGAGATTTTCTGTGATAGATGAACTCTACGCGCTTCCTCAAGATGAGCATATTGATGTGGAGGGACTATTTCTATTAATGAGAAATAAGGGATATACAATCAGCAGGGCTACAATCTATAATACATTAGACCTTTTGGTGGAATGTGGCTTAGCTGTCAAGCATCAATTTAAAGATAAAGTTGCACTCTACGAACAAGCTTTGACTTATAAGCACCATGATCATCATGTCTGTAATCAATGCCGAAAAATTCGTGAATTCTCAGACGAAAGGCTTAATCTGATCAAAGAGGCTATGGGAAGAGAATTTCGATCAGCAATCAGCAGTCATTCTTTGGTTCTTTATGGAGATTGTCAAATTCAAAATTGTGAAAACCTACAATTTGGTTGA
- a CDS encoding aspartyl protease family protein — translation MPKVLFLTIAQICLIFSKACFAQVPGFFMKKESRKAEIPFINSNNLIIVPVSINGNEPVNFIVDTGVRTNIFFSKTLANQLGLQYTRSLNLVGADGKTVLTASVSPNNHFDLGNVEGKIQTILVLDEDFFELESVIGIPIYGVLGYEFFKFNPVRIDYDRGKMFFYKTDALKWRPIGFRKLKMPIEYNKPYINAKVKQVAGEDLYTKLLIDTGANHGLLLNKESTEEIVIPPVNLETDLGRSLGGDLFGVVGRSKFLSLNGLRFNNIITSYPFETEYSYIIKETGRQGSIGSELLGRLELIIDYPRERFLFKRSVTFTNPFEFDMSGITPKILPSDIRRVYVARLKEQSPAFNAGVRVLDEIIEINKIPIGFWELSDIIKVFRSEVGRVISIKVLRPSTENEEIFNEFEFKFMLRRQI, via the coding sequence ATGCCCAAAGTACTGTTCTTAACAATCGCCCAAATCTGCCTTATTTTCAGCAAGGCATGCTTTGCACAAGTTCCTGGGTTTTTTATGAAAAAAGAATCCAGAAAAGCAGAAATTCCATTTATCAATTCCAATAATCTGATCATCGTCCCTGTTTCAATCAACGGTAATGAACCTGTCAATTTTATTGTTGATACTGGCGTAAGAACAAACATATTCTTTAGCAAAACTCTAGCGAATCAGCTTGGTTTACAATATACCAGAAGTCTAAACCTAGTAGGCGCAGATGGCAAGACAGTCTTGACGGCATCAGTATCCCCAAATAATCATTTTGACCTTGGTAATGTTGAGGGAAAAATTCAGACTATTTTAGTACTTGATGAAGATTTCTTTGAATTAGAAAGTGTCATTGGCATACCAATATATGGGGTACTAGGTTACGAATTTTTCAAGTTTAATCCAGTCAGGATCGATTATGATAGAGGAAAGATGTTTTTCTATAAAACAGATGCCTTGAAGTGGAGACCAATCGGTTTTAGGAAATTGAAAATGCCCATTGAATACAACAAACCCTATATCAACGCAAAAGTAAAGCAAGTCGCTGGTGAAGATTTGTATACAAAACTTTTGATAGACACAGGGGCAAATCATGGTCTGCTACTCAATAAGGAATCCACCGAGGAAATTGTCATCCCTCCAGTCAACCTCGAAACAGACTTAGGAAGATCACTTGGAGGAGATTTATTTGGAGTAGTCGGAAGATCGAAATTTTTATCTCTCAATGGCTTACGATTCAACAACATAATCACCTCATATCCTTTTGAAACTGAATACAGCTACATCATCAAAGAAACAGGTCGGCAGGGGAGTATTGGCTCTGAACTTCTTGGAAGGCTTGAGCTGATTATTGATTACCCAAGAGAACGTTTTCTATTCAAAAGGTCAGTGACATTTACTAATCCTTTTGAATTTGACATGAGTGGAATTACGCCTAAAATTCTTCCTTCTGATATCAGAAGAGTATATGTAGCGAGATTAAAAGAACAATCTCCCGCATTTAATGCTGGTGTTAGAGTACTTGATGAAATAATCGAAATCAATAAAATACCAATCGGTTTTTGGGAGCTTTCAGATATTATCAAAGTTTTTAGATCCGAGGTAGGCCGGGTAATTTCAATCAAAGTATTACGACCATCAACTGAAAATGAAGAAATTTTTAATGAATTTGAGTTTAAATTTATGTTGAGAAGACAGATTTAA
- a CDS encoding PAS domain S-box protein, whose product MSEQPRSRFQNILLTLKKYQDSTFELLYISSEIREIINGDTKFYKEHFFEKIFPTLKRPIFDYLFKALGNGDKFICPIILKENHFLWVEIEGYVISQEDGSYLINALISPLQTASSIKYAWIVEGTNHYPILQESSESRTFENWQQLIKSKFSFVDKKALQNFGKKSDNSFITIFPNRLYLTKKTLQGDISLIQLEYHTSQSAVEKQLVENISNNQNGNLVYYELDRKKNELSISGAIKNVLGYDPSYFVDFSIKDWEELIHLDDRVVFQKGFEHSNTIIYKFLHADGNYIFLQDEIRNFNGDDLNSDIILGVIGDISELKEIEKELIDNKTILDELTGVVPGIVYMLKSFPDGTHQYIFVSEGSKELAEIEPRDIIQDEKTFENLILSEDLESVLAADRNAYTKNQKFSCEFRIKTTSGKEKWVYGASNRLKKYQKESIWAGIFIDITESKIKEKESRLNLLKYKSLFDENPLAIFHFDQTGKIIAANKQFILSLGVQEENQIIGKNLFDLVDNHPISNTYQSTINEGSGYYEGPYISYFSKQLFHIRVRAKAIGDNSFEAIIEDINEQEYVHNVLAELTERTSKFSGQEFFDALTLFLSEKMGMEYCFISEVEENNEKASAISIFKNGKKLKNFRYDIANSPCEKCLRSNSPLIILQDVQKQFPLDEDLVKMDISAYMGVSILDINDNKLGMLVLMNTKQIQVSTAYSAVLNVLADRIGAELSRLSYEKRLLSSEQLFRSIAENFPKGTIEVLDRNLMYVYTDGKEYRQQDIDPSYLIGTSLIAKYTPKIANEVNLQLKKVLKGEQVMFELVIGDQYYLKSGVPLVNNQGEIDRILLVTQNITESKNAEEERNLLIKDLKSQNEELQRFAYIISHNLRAPIVNITSLLELYNSLDPADNENIEIIDNLRISTRILNHTLQDLIDVVAIKKNKLPKIEKVDFETISGNIEKSLSKQLKEAKTKISKDFTKKSYINYVYSHLENFLINLTTNAIKYKHPKRNLNISIKTYEEGHFTVIEFKDNGIGIDLERYGDRLFGLYQRFHSHVEGKGLGLYLVREQIRAHDGNLHVESEVGKGTTFYIYLKNLIGNT is encoded by the coding sequence ATGTCTGAACAACCAAGATCAAGATTTCAGAATATTCTTCTTACACTGAAAAAATACCAAGACAGTACATTTGAACTTCTTTATATTTCTTCCGAAATCCGAGAAATAATCAATGGAGATACAAAGTTCTATAAAGAACATTTTTTTGAAAAAATCTTTCCGACACTCAAAAGGCCCATTTTTGACTACCTATTCAAAGCATTGGGAAATGGAGATAAATTTATTTGTCCAATTATCCTCAAAGAAAACCATTTTCTTTGGGTAGAAATTGAAGGCTATGTGATAAGCCAAGAAGACGGTTCTTACCTTATCAATGCACTTATTTCTCCTTTACAGACGGCAAGTAGCATCAAATATGCCTGGATCGTAGAAGGCACCAATCATTACCCAATTTTACAAGAAAGCAGTGAGTCTAGAACTTTTGAAAATTGGCAGCAATTGATCAAGTCAAAATTTTCATTTGTAGATAAAAAAGCGCTTCAGAATTTCGGAAAAAAATCTGATAATTCATTTATCACTATTTTTCCAAACCGCTTGTACCTAACAAAAAAAACGCTTCAAGGAGATATTTCTTTGATTCAACTAGAATATCATACATCACAGTCAGCAGTAGAAAAACAGCTCGTCGAAAATATCTCCAATAATCAAAATGGGAATTTGGTTTATTACGAACTAGATCGCAAAAAAAACGAACTTTCTATTTCTGGAGCGATAAAAAATGTCTTAGGTTATGACCCTTCCTATTTTGTAGATTTCTCTATCAAAGATTGGGAAGAGTTGATCCACCTCGATGACAGGGTTGTTTTCCAAAAAGGGTTTGAACATAGCAACACCATTATTTATAAATTTCTTCATGCTGATGGCAATTATATTTTCTTACAAGATGAAATTCGAAATTTCAATGGAGATGATTTGAACTCTGACATCATCTTGGGAGTGATTGGAGATATTTCTGAATTGAAAGAAATAGAAAAAGAACTAATTGACAACAAGACGATCTTGGACGAGCTAACGGGCGTTGTACCAGGAATAGTCTATATGTTGAAATCATTCCCGGATGGCACACATCAATATATTTTTGTAAGTGAAGGCAGTAAAGAATTGGCTGAAATAGAACCAAGGGATATCATACAGGACGAAAAAACATTTGAGAATTTAATTTTAAGCGAAGACCTCGAGTCCGTTTTAGCTGCAGACAGAAATGCCTACACCAAAAACCAAAAGTTCTCGTGTGAATTTAGGATCAAAACTACCTCCGGCAAGGAGAAATGGGTTTATGGCGCTTCAAACAGATTAAAAAAGTATCAAAAAGAATCTATTTGGGCTGGTATATTCATAGATATTACAGAAAGCAAAATCAAAGAAAAAGAATCTCGATTAAACCTCTTGAAATATAAATCCCTTTTTGATGAAAACCCACTAGCAATTTTTCATTTTGATCAGACTGGTAAAATCATTGCAGCAAATAAACAATTTATTTTAAGCCTCGGAGTTCAGGAGGAAAATCAAATCATAGGGAAAAACCTTTTTGATCTAGTCGATAATCACCCAATATCAAATACTTATCAATCTACAATCAACGAGGGATCAGGATACTATGAAGGTCCTTATATTAGTTATTTTTCCAAGCAATTATTCCACATAAGAGTCCGCGCAAAAGCAATTGGTGACAACAGTTTTGAAGCCATAATAGAAGATATCAACGAGCAAGAATATGTTCATAATGTCCTGGCTGAACTTACTGAGCGGACTTCCAAGTTTAGCGGACAGGAATTTTTTGATGCACTTACATTATTTCTATCTGAGAAAATGGGAATGGAATATTGCTTTATCTCTGAAGTGGAAGAGAACAATGAAAAAGCATCCGCTATTTCAATTTTTAAAAACGGGAAAAAACTCAAAAACTTCCGCTATGATATTGCCAATTCTCCTTGTGAAAAATGTCTAAGAAGTAATAGCCCACTAATAATTTTGCAAGATGTCCAAAAACAATTCCCACTAGATGAAGATTTGGTCAAAATGGACATTTCTGCTTACATGGGAGTAAGCATTTTGGATATCAATGATAATAAACTCGGGATGTTGGTATTGATGAATACCAAGCAAATTCAAGTCAGCACAGCTTATTCTGCTGTACTGAATGTGCTTGCTGATAGAATTGGTGCTGAATTGAGTAGATTATCTTACGAAAAACGACTTTTATCATCAGAACAACTATTTAGAAGTATAGCGGAGAATTTTCCGAAAGGAACAATAGAAGTTTTGGATAGAAACCTGATGTATGTGTATACAGACGGCAAAGAATATAGACAACAAGATATTGATCCAAGTTATTTAATTGGCACTTCGTTGATTGCCAAGTACACTCCAAAAATCGCTAATGAAGTCAACCTTCAGCTGAAGAAAGTATTGAAAGGAGAACAAGTGATGTTTGAGCTTGTGATCGGTGACCAATATTATCTGAAAAGTGGGGTTCCGCTGGTGAATAATCAAGGAGAAATTGATAGAATTCTCTTGGTTACCCAAAATATTACAGAAAGTAAAAATGCAGAGGAGGAAAGAAACCTATTAATCAAAGACCTCAAATCTCAGAATGAAGAACTTCAGCGTTTTGCCTATATCATTTCTCATAACCTAAGAGCCCCAATAGTCAATATTACTTCTCTTTTGGAATTATACAACAGCCTTGATCCTGCTGATAATGAAAATATTGAGATTATCGATAATTTAAGAATTTCAACTAGGATCTTAAACCACACCTTACAAGACCTTATTGATGTAGTCGCTATAAAAAAGAACAAGCTTCCGAAAATTGAAAAAGTTGATTTTGAGACAATTTCTGGAAACATAGAAAAGAGCCTCTCAAAACAACTAAAAGAAGCTAAAACAAAAATCTCTAAAGACTTTACAAAAAAATCTTACATCAATTATGTGTATTCACATTTGGAAAATTTCTTAATCAATCTGACTACAAATGCCATCAAGTATAAGCACCCTAAAAGAAACCTAAATATAAGTATCAAAACTTACGAAGAAGGGCATTTCACTGTAATCGAGTTTAAAGATAATGGCATAGGAATAGACCTAGAAAGGTATGGTGATCGATTATTTGGTCTTTATCAGAGATTTCATTCCCACGTGGAGGGAAAAGGCTTAGGTCTATATTTGGTCAGGGAACAAATTCGAGCACACGATGGCAACTTACATGTAGAAAGTGAAGTGGGGAAAGGCACAACCTTTTATATTTATCTTAAAAACCTCATCGGAAATACTTAA
- a CDS encoding LemA family protein, giving the protein MKKALIPIIIIALIGLFVYTKAVGVYNTFVQTEETINGEWAEVETQYQRRADLIPNLVNTVKGYADFEQQTLTGVIEARAKATSITLQADDLTPENIARFQEAQDQLSGSLSRLLVAVERYPDLKANQNFLELQAQLEGTENRIAVARRNFNQSVQSYNSNLRTFPNNIFAGWYGFERKGYFEASAGAENAPTVEF; this is encoded by the coding sequence ATGAAAAAAGCATTAATTCCTATTATCATCATTGCGCTGATCGGGCTATTCGTTTATACCAAAGCTGTTGGCGTATACAACACATTCGTACAAACCGAAGAAACTATCAACGGTGAATGGGCAGAAGTAGAAACTCAATATCAAAGAAGAGCTGACCTCATCCCAAACCTTGTCAATACAGTAAAAGGTTATGCTGATTTTGAGCAGCAAACTTTGACAGGAGTAATCGAAGCCCGTGCAAAAGCTACTTCCATCACCCTCCAAGCAGATGACTTGACTCCAGAGAATATTGCAAGGTTCCAAGAAGCTCAAGATCAATTAAGCGGATCACTCAGCAGGCTTCTAGTTGCTGTAGAAAGATATCCTGACCTAAAAGCAAATCAAAACTTCCTTGAACTTCAGGCACAACTTGAAGGCACAGAAAATAGAATTGCTGTAGCAAGAAGAAACTTCAACCAATCAGTTCAAAGCTACAACTCCAATCTTCGAACATTCCCAAATAATATTTTTGCTGGTTGGTATGGCTTTGAGCGAAAAGGCTATTTCGAAGCTTCGGCAGGAGCTGAAAATGCCCCAACTGTAGAATTCTAA
- a CDS encoding TPM domain-containing protein, whose protein sequence is MAEKLFSNSDRGILLEAIKAAEKETSGEIQVHIENHCKGDVLDRAAEVFEKLKMHKTKHRNAVLFYLAVEEHKFAILGDAGINKVVPENFWENIKEEMLLHFKTRAFTEGLRKGIEMSGQQLQQHFPYEQKGDINELPDEISFG, encoded by the coding sequence ATGGCCGAAAAATTATTCAGTAATTCTGATCGGGGTATTCTATTGGAGGCAATTAAAGCCGCAGAAAAAGAAACCTCGGGAGAAATCCAAGTTCACATCGAAAACCACTGCAAAGGTGATGTGCTAGACCGTGCTGCTGAAGTATTTGAAAAGCTCAAGATGCATAAGACAAAGCACCGCAATGCGGTGCTTTTCTATCTTGCTGTCGAAGAGCATAAGTTTGCCATACTTGGAGATGCTGGCATCAATAAAGTAGTCCCTGAAAACTTCTGGGAAAATATTAAAGAAGAAATGCTGCTCCATTTCAAAACTAGGGCTTTTACAGAAGGACTAAGAAAAGGCATAGAAATGTCTGGACAACAACTTCAGCAACATTTTCCATATGAACAAAAAGGAGACATCAATGAACTCCCCGACGAAATATCCTTTGGATAA
- a CDS encoding TPM domain-containing protein produces the protein MTNKHLFTTLLLFTLSFVSLAQGDFPEKPNPPRLVNDFSNTLSDTEVRQLEGKLVAYNDSTSSQVSIVLINSVGPYDISDYTFQLGENWGIGRKDLDNGILILAAMKDRKVFIATGYGMEGAIPDALAKRIVDQLIVPNFRMEDYYTGLDKATDMIFKLASGEYEAEKVTSSGNSGGALLMFLFFIFVFVILPLIRNRKDNDNHMGGKGGGVDLFTTIMLANMLGGGSRGKFGDFSSGRGGFGGGGGSFGGFGGGSFGGGGAGGSW, from the coding sequence ATGACCAATAAACATCTCTTTACTACTCTTCTATTATTTACTCTTTCATTTGTAAGCTTGGCACAGGGTGATTTTCCAGAAAAACCAAACCCTCCTCGCTTAGTAAATGATTTTTCGAATACCCTTTCCGATACAGAAGTTCGGCAACTGGAAGGTAAACTTGTCGCGTACAATGACAGTACTTCCTCTCAAGTAAGCATCGTCTTGATCAATTCTGTTGGTCCGTATGATATCAGTGATTATACTTTTCAATTGGGAGAAAATTGGGGAATAGGAAGAAAAGACCTTGATAATGGTATTTTAATCTTAGCCGCTATGAAAGATCGAAAAGTCTTTATTGCGACGGGATATGGTATGGAAGGAGCAATTCCAGATGCTTTGGCGAAAAGGATAGTGGATCAACTAATCGTGCCTAATTTCCGGATGGAAGATTACTATACAGGTTTGGATAAAGCCACAGATATGATATTTAAGCTTGCATCTGGAGAATACGAGGCAGAAAAAGTAACTTCCTCAGGAAATTCCGGTGGAGCTTTACTGATGTTTTTGTTTTTTATTTTCGTTTTTGTGATACTACCTCTCATCAGAAACCGCAAGGACAATGACAACCACATGGGTGGTAAAGGTGGCGGAGTAGATCTTTTCACAACCATAATGCTTGCAAATATGCTAGGCGGTGGAAGCAGAGGTAAATTTGGAGACTTTTCTTCAGGAAGAGGAGGTTTTGGTGGCGGTGGCGGTTCATTCGGCGGATTTGGTGGGGGTAGCTTTGGCGGTGGCGGTGCTGGAGGAAGTTGGTAA
- a CDS encoding CIA30 family protein, with protein sequence MKSIFLTLLMMNSLVIFDFASSKDWTVWEIENDVVMGGKSKSKISRSQSGHAIFTGDVSLDNNGGFASMQYHFNPKDISGFEKVIIRLKGDGKEYQFRIKANLKERASYVKTFQTTGEWQTIEIPLNKMEPTFRGNMLNQPNFNANQIQEVRFMIGNGKAESFKLEIEKIELQ encoded by the coding sequence ATGAAATCCATATTTTTGACACTTTTAATGATGAACAGTTTAGTAATATTTGATTTTGCTTCTTCTAAAGATTGGACTGTCTGGGAAATAGAGAATGACGTAGTCATGGGTGGAAAATCTAAAAGTAAAATCTCACGAAGTCAATCCGGTCATGCTATTTTTACTGGAGATGTTTCCTTGGACAATAATGGTGGATTTGCGTCAATGCAATATCATTTTAATCCCAAGGACATTAGTGGTTTTGAAAAGGTCATCATCAGATTAAAAGGAGATGGAAAAGAATATCAATTCAGAATAAAAGCCAATTTGAAAGAAAGAGCCTCCTATGTAAAAACTTTTCAAACAACTGGAGAATGGCAAACCATAGAAATTCCTCTTAACAAAATGGAACCCACTTTCCGAGGAAATATGCTGAATCAGCCGAATTTTAATGCCAATCAAATTCAAGAAGTTAGATTTATGATTGGTAATGGAAAAGCAGAAAGCTTTAAATTAGAAATTGAAAAGATTGAGTTACAATAG
- a CDS encoding ComF family protein produces the protein MRFTFFEDFLALVFPKTCCVCKRSLFDFENQLCKVCIGSLPITNYHLQPQNNDLVVKVMGLTNPNLVMSFLRFTKHGMSQKLLHQLKYKNKPEVGLELGTIYGHLLKKHGFHANWDMVVPVPLHPQKQRRRGYNQSEQFAQGIAGVLEIPMNLGLIRTQFTETQTKKSRIERIKNVSEVFSANKSIDLKDKQILLVDDVMTTGATLTSCANVLLAANAKLVDLAVIAAGRF, from the coding sequence ATGCGTTTCACTTTTTTTGAAGATTTTTTGGCTCTGGTTTTTCCGAAAACCTGCTGCGTCTGCAAAAGAAGTCTATTTGACTTCGAAAATCAGCTCTGCAAAGTCTGTATTGGTTCTTTGCCTATTACCAATTATCACTTGCAACCACAAAATAATGATTTGGTAGTTAAAGTGATGGGCTTAACAAATCCAAACTTGGTAATGTCATTTCTTAGATTTACAAAACATGGAATGAGTCAAAAACTGCTACATCAATTGAAGTATAAAAATAAACCAGAAGTTGGTTTGGAATTGGGAACAATTTATGGTCATTTACTGAAAAAACATGGTTTCCACGCAAATTGGGACATGGTAGTGCCTGTGCCCCTACATCCTCAAAAACAAAGAAGGAGAGGGTATAATCAAAGTGAACAATTCGCTCAAGGAATAGCGGGAGTTTTGGAAATCCCTATGAATCTGGGGTTAATTAGGACTCAGTTTACTGAAACCCAGACAAAAAAATCGAGAATAGAACGGATTAAAAATGTATCAGAAGTATTTTCTGCAAACAAATCGATTGATTTAAAAGATAAACAAATCCTCTTGGTAGATGATGTAATGACTACAGGGGCTACATTAACATCATGCGCCAATGTACTTTTGGCAGCAAATGCTAAGTTGGTTGATTTGGCAGTAATAGCCGCTGGTCGATTCTGA